A window of Limanda limanda chromosome 4, fLimLim1.1, whole genome shotgun sequence genomic DNA:
ttctttgtatatataagtctatatacacatatttatacatgtgtacatgttataattattattattattatattattactactattattattatatatactgttggtgccattattactatatactgctattatattggtatattACTAtcatatctaaatatatattatgttatattatatactatatatactgtactatttttatatactgtttaacaataacattaccatcatatcatcagtactattaccatcatcttgccactgcaccttatctacctatttatcttgtgtttctgttttttattctttctacctcaatattttttattttattgtattgtattttattgtattcaaatataccggctgctatgacgacttaatttcccttcggggatgaataaagtactctatctatctatctatctatctatctgcacCGACATTCTCGCATAACTAATTATAAACAGTGAAAGCCCCTTACATGTAGtgctacacacaaacatgtggtcAGACTGCACTCAAAAGGGTGGAGTCGGTGCAGTGGGATTTCTTCCCCCACTCCAGGGCATCGGTTCTTGACTTGATGCGCCGGGAAGGAATCCAAGGTGAGGCTTTCAGGGAATTACGCTGCGTAAAACGAAAGGAGGGAGGGTTTTCTGCTTTGAGGTCATATCCTGTGCTAGTTTCCATAGTTAGGCTTTTATTCGGTGACATCTACGAGGAAGAAAATCGTACTTTATGTGAAGTCATGGACCGCAGAGCATTTCCCCTGTCGCCGAGAGCCGCGCGTAAAAGCGAGTGGCTCCGGAGCGCGCTGGCCCACCACCACTGCCCCGACTCCGGCGTGGAGAACGAAATCGTCGTCCTGGCCACAGGCATTGACCAATACCTGCAGGAGGTCTTCCACCACCTGGCCAACCCCAACCGGGACGACACGGTGACGGCGGAGGACTTCGCAGCGCTGTGCGCAGTGCTGGGGCTCACCGGAGCTGGCGGAAGGACGAGGAAAGCAAAGGACGGGACAGGCGATGGAGAGAAAgacgaggaggatgaagagtttGGGGATGTGTGTTCTCGGCTGCCCTGCCAGCTGTCTTTCAAAGACTTCCACTCTCGGCTGTGTGGGTATTTCCGTGCGCGCACAGGCACCGGGCGCGTACCCGTCTCTGCGGACACGGAGCTGGTGGAGAGACAGATCCGACTGCGGTGGCCGCGGGTCCGGCGGAGGAAAAGTGTCAGTTTCGATCTCCCCGGGGACCAGAGTGGACCTGTACCCGGTAAAAGTGGAGACAGTGGGACAGGTACTGTACCAGGACGACATGCTGTTGCACTAAATAACATATTTCAAAGAGGGTTTACAAATCCAAATATATCATGATGATCTTTTAATGCAGCTTTCTTTAGTGTGTCCAGCCCATGGAGAGGAGAGTCAAATACAAATTCACTCGGTTTTTTTAatgaacataaataaatgaataactgGGACCATCTTTCCAAATGCAATTACTGCATACTGGTACTGTACCAGGACGACATGCTGTTGCACTAAATAACATATTTGACCATCATTCCACTAACCTCTGCTTATTAGTCTATGTGACATGATCTATAGTGACTCTGTTGTTGTACCTTGGAACTGACTATTATCTCCTGACTAATACACAGCAGGTATTGTTAAgagggaggtgagaggagaggaagccaGGCTGAAAGCACCAATTACTGCAACTCGTTTCCCCTCCTGTCATTTTTCTCTCAAGCAGCACTCCCCTCTTTACTTTGTTGGGTGCTGTCATTCCTCTTCCGTCTCCTGCACCATCTGCTCTGCCAACAGTCTTTCATACAGGAAGAAAAGCCACTACTGGAGAACTTTGCCCCTGCAAGTGTTTCTGGTATTATATAACAATATTGATCCATCAACGTGTAAGCCTTTTACAGTAGCTGCTTGAGGTGGAGCCAGTTGTAACTactgttgttttcttcagtGGTTCCCTGCCTAAGGGCCGGGCCCCTCCAAATTGTCCTGTTATGCATCTGGAGGATCGAGACAAAAGTGCTTCAAGTTTCTTGTCctttttcaatttaaataagAAAGGAGGATGAATGTCTCATGTTAGTTTGAACGTCTTCCGCACTATTAGATGATAAGTTGCTAACCACCAGAAGATATTTGTGACCACTAGCAGATGTTAGTGACATATCAGTTGTGTACCTTAGTGTCATTGGGTGTCAATCACAAGACTCTCTCTTCTAAGGCAGGCCCACCACTGGCTGATCAGACCTGGGTGTGTCCCAACATCTTGGGGCCCAGTTGGGGTCTTACTTCCTGATCCTGTGAATTTTTTCCTCATAtctattaaaagacatttttttagtGTACTTTCTCAACAGTTAGTTTAAGCTCATCATATGTTTATGTAAAATCCAACTGTGCAAAATAACTAATGACTCCTCATCTCTTTGATTTTCCTCTCCAGACGAGGTGTCAGCTCTGAGGGAGCTGGTGGAGGACCTCCGCTCGGCGCTGCAGGGGAGCGATGCTCGCTGCCTCGCCCTGGAGGTGGCCCTCCAACGGGCGAGGAGCTGtaacctccctcctccctccacgtCTACCTCCACTGTTTTGTCTCCCACCACTTCCATCACCTTTGCTCAGGGAAAACTGGTCCCAACGCACAGAATCAAAGGACAGTGcagtggagctggagcaggcAGGGCCAGGAGAGCGGTGAGGTCACAGGACATCAGGGACACACTTCTGAGGGAGCTGAAGCTGATTCGCTCCTCACGTGACGGACAGCTAGGGGAGGCCATGAAGTTCAATGAGCGTTTGGAGAAGGAAGTGCAGTGGGCCTATCACGAAGTGCGCAAACTGCAGGGGGCGGAGTCCGCACTGAGGAAAGAGAACAATTACATCAGGTTAGTTTTTGTTGCTGGGAGTTTTGAAAGTTGATTGGAAGGATAAAGTGAAGATGAATTTGCGTGATCTCCATCAGGAGGCGAGCAGAGGAGGCCAGGGAAGCTCTGAGTTTGGGGCTGCAGCGGGTTCGGCTGATGGAGGAGCAGGCACAGGCTGTTCCACAGCTCCAGTCCAGGATCAGTCAGCTAGAGACTGAACTGCACCAGTACAGGTAGaaaccctctgtgtgtgtgtgtgtgtgtgtgtgtgtgtgtgggggggggggggtggttgtgagcatgggtgtgtttgtgcatctatTTACACATCATTTGCCTCTGTGCTCTTCTGAATCAAATGCATTAAAGCCCTCAGATTAAGTTACACACAAGTGATAACTTAATTTGAGTGAAGGGTAAAATTAACAGTAAATTAAATGGAAACTACTGCAATTCATATTTGAGAGACTTTATAACCCTTGTTTGTGACTAGATCAAACAGATTCATTTGAAATTCTTCTTTGCAGTAAAGACATTTCTGATGATGGTTTtaaaattaaagttattatgtCTCAGATGTCTTTTTTCTGAAGAAATACTCAACAAATCCTTCCACAATCTTATTTTTTGCTATTTCTCTTCTCACCAGTCTCATCTACCTTGTTTCAGGGAGCTGGTTCGAATTAGAAAGCTCAACCTCCTCAATATTCTAGTATTCTAATATAACTAGCTGGTGAATGTGGTGAAACATTAAGCAGCTAAAGTGCCAGTATTTTCTAAGAAGTGGAAGAAGAACACAACAGTCCATGTCTGACTGTAGCAACATTCTTACAAAAATCCTGGTGGGTGTTGAATAAGCAGTGATAACGAttctttaatattaaaatgacCTACAATAGAATATGTTACATGCAAACTTATCCCAACGTTCTGCCAACTTCAATGTGGACACAGTACAAATGCTTTGTCCAGGTTTAATTGTAATCTGTGTACTTCAGATGTAGACTTGAGGAGAATCAAAAATCTAACAAGTTGATGTGCAAAACAAAACTCTTACTGGCAACAGCTCACAATAAGCAGATAACAGTGTATAAAAAACATACAGGACCAGGGGTATCAGGAACAAAAATGAGTGTCAAGTGTAGCATTTACCTCTAATGGGCCAaatactggactagttctaggttctgggttttaaggagtggggtgaaagcataaataataagccagagatcaggtactttaaattcaaagccggcactttactgaacacacttaacaaataacataataaataaagtatatatcataaacataataaacttaataaacatatacacacataattcaaacaataaaggaCGGGTTAGACGAGTGGagctcttcactcttcttcccTGTATTCTCTTGTTCGGTGTgatagtcttttcaaaataaatttcCGTTCGAAATCCTTAATTAGTtcaattcaaaaaaaagaaaatgttgatactCCTACCACTCTGGCAGTGAGCAAAGTCCAATCCGGGCAGTGGCAGAAGTCCAGTCCAGGTGGAAAGGGATGGTTGATTCAGCCCTTACGACCGGAGTCCGCCGATCTTCTCGCTCGCCATCTTGTCTCGGTTGCATGTGTATCCTCTAAtacacacacgtgtctcctcACAGGTTCCCTGATCGTGGAACCTCTTCAagcatgtaaagcacttttcaacaaACTCTGGGTATTGCTTTTAAGTCTTAACATATCTTTGTAACACATGGTTTTTAGCAGCCAAACatcttcgctctcctctttccttttgtttgtccttttgcttCTCTCgagtctcctccctcacttcccttTTATACTCTATTATGTGCCTCCCCTTCCTGTCACCTCCACAGAGGGAAAATCTCTTAAAGGGGAAAGCACTCTCACCTGTCTTAAAGGGAAAGCGTTTTTAGTCAGAagacttttaatatttctccattaaatgatctttaacatgggttttaactgactttaaccagttttacttatttattaatttaatggactatttatctatctatacatttacaatacatttttatatttatttatatcacatttatctatattgtaactatttaatgattgatatttaatgtggaatatttatttatttagtatacattgcaatgcatatttatatatttcaagtatatCTATATTATCACTTTTATAATATGGGAGATATTAATATGGGTTACATCCTCCCCACTTTACCTTTTGCACGTCCCTGTGCAAAATACTGAATCTATACTATACTATCATAATTCTATGTGGTTTTGAGTCTGTGAATACGTCAGTCAAACTCTGCAAcagagactggactattgtcaCTAATGGATTTCCTAATTCAGGGTAAGTCAGTCGATCTATAGGCTTTCTGTCTCTGGTGGATCGTCTTGGGGGTTCTGTCTCAGTGTCAGGTTGTTTTTGAGAAGTTTCAATGTCATTCCCTTCTTCAGTGGCTTGATTAGGGGATGAGGGAATGTTCTGGTCCTCTTTTGGGAGGTCTTGAGTATTCTGTTCCTCAGGTAAGATGCTCTCCTCAGGTAGAGATGAGTTACTTTCCTCAGGTTCAAGTCTGTCAATGTCTGCAGCTTCAGATATGATGATTCCTCCAAGATCAGGTAAGCAACTCTCATCTTGGTGCAGAAAACAGATTTCATCAGGATCAGGTGGGTATAAGTCACAAGTTTCTGCTGGAGCATCTTGAGGGATAGTCCTGTCTGGAACTTGTTCTGCGGGTTCTGGGACTTGGTTGAAACCCAGGGTCTCCACTCGTTGGTTTCTATGACCGTCATAATAGTACTCTTCAGAGTCGGATTGAGATTCACTCCCATCTGCCGTATCTGAGCTGTCTCTCGGATGTTGTCGGGTTCTTGGCCGCCTGGCCGTCTTTATTGTGTCAGTTTCACTCTCTGCCGAGGTCATCGGGAGGAAACCACATGACAGCAAAAGGTCACGGTGAAGGGTTCTCTGTGGACCCTctctggtctcaggtctgaCAACATACACTGGAACGTCTCTACATTGTTTTAGGACAACATACACGTCTGACTCCCACTTGTCAGCTAACTTGTGTTTGCCTCTTAGGCGGACATTTTTTACTAAAACTCTGTCGCCTACTCTCAAGGTGGACTCAACAATGCACTTGTCAAATCTTGTTTTGTTGCGTGCAGCTGTTTTCTATGCATTTTCAGCAGCAACTCGATAACTGGTCTCAAGATGAGATTTCAGGTTCTGGATGTATTGAGAATGTGATCCTGGTTGGTGGTGGACTGGTAGACCGAAGGCAAGGTCTATGGGCAATCTAGGCTGTCGCCCAAACATCAGCTCATAAGGGGTAAAGCCTGTCACTTCGTTTTTTGTACAGTTATAGGCGTGTACCAAAGGCTTGACGTAATTACGCCAATGACTCTTTTTCTTGTTCTCAAGGGTTCCCAATATGTTTAGCAGGGTTCTGTTGAAACGCTCAACGGGATTCCCTCTAGGATGATAGGGGGTGGTCCTTATTTTCTGGGTGCCAATAAGGTCACACAACTCTTTAATTGTACGGGACTCAAAGTCGGGACCTTGATCGCCATGAAGTCTCTCAGGGATGCCATAGTGGACAAGGAAGTGATCCCATAAGCACTTAGCCACTGTCTTAGCCTTTTGGTTCCTCAATAGTGACTGATGCCAGTTTAACTGATTGGATGTAGAGGAACCGGTTTTCTGTTCCCACTCTAGTTGTCTTTTCTTCAGCAGCTGCCTCTTTGCAGCTGCTAGTGTAGGGTTTGGTTCAGCTTCACACTTAGGTTTGATGTGTCCATCTTCACCGCACCTGAAACAGTACCAGGgtcttggtttgtttgtgtagttATTGTTCACATCAGAGTTGTTGGACCGTAATTGCTGTGGTCTGTGACTCTGAGCTGGGGACTGTGTGGTTGTAGCTTTGAAGGAtggtttgtttgaaaacgatttattgtctttttgtttgatttgtgagAGTTGAGACTGTATCTCAGCTATCTGTCTTTTCAGGCCCTGTATCTCAGAGTGAGGGTCACTGCGTCTGTGAGGTGATGTAGTATAGTCTTCATCATACTGAGCATAGGAACCTTGGAAGTGTGAGGACACCTTCTGCTTTGAGGCACCGAAGTACTGCTTCATGCGGGAGTCTTTGGAGTCACGTTTTCCCTCTGTAGTGCGAAGTAGCAACAAGAGTTCTGCAAAGGTGGGTGGGTTCTGTTTCTTTTGTTCTAGCTTTAGCTCAGATATCAGAGTGTTGTCCCAACAGCCTCTGCAGAATTGTTTCAGAAGCTGGCTGTCCAGATCGGTTGCAgttactcctcctctcctgagggTGGTGTTCAGCATCACTTGCAGTCGTTGGAGATATTCTGAGGATTTCTCACCATAGTTTTGCAGTGTGTTGAGAAACTTTGCGTAAAGGTCATCTCCATCTTCAACTGTGCCAAAAGCTGAATCCAGAATGATCAAATACATTGAGGGGGATGAGTGAGGTGTCAGATGTTTCACTATGTCAACCGCAGGTGAAAAAATGCTTTCATGTATTTTTCTGGATTTGTGTAGGTCtgattgttgtgtgtctctcagtaaAAAGTCTGCGTTGGAACGCCATGTCTCATAGTCCACTTCATGGTTTGGACGGGGGCTGCGTCCAGAGAAGGGTCGGAGTCTAAATGAAGCATGTGTTTGCATTGTTAAATCTTCGTGCTTGACTATGTGCTCAACGACAACCTTTTGCATTTCAGGTGGGCAGAGATTAGAAAAGCTCAGGGTGgcctgtgtcttttcttttgggGGATGTTGATACTGAGTTGGATCAAATTTCACATCAGATTTAGAGTCATAAATATTTTCTGGGAAACTAACACTGGGCTGAGGGTTCACCTGTGCTGCAGTCACAAGAGGATGTCTCTGGGCGTCATCTGAATCTGTGTCTTCATCTTGGTCATCCAAGATCTCCTGATGAACAGTCTCGCTAATGCGAGAGAGCTCTCCTTTGAGCACATCTGCAAAGTCCTTGCCTCTCTGCTTTGCAATCTCCTTCAGTCCTTTCAGAAACATCCTGGTGGCTGACTTAGTATCTGCAGGTGTGTAGGCACTTGCTAAGGCCTGGATGAAGTAAGTCACGTCTGTCTGAGTCTTGCTTATCAGTTTATATGGTAGTAAGGGTAAGAGTGACTCTAGGGCTGTATCATACGTAAACTCTATAATGATCTGCTTTTCAGATTGGGGCAAGTCTACGTGGATTCTTCTTTGAATCGAGCcatataattttaaaaagtcataaaGTTCTTCATCAGTCTCTGTATCTGTTAAACCACTGACTAGTAGAGAGTTTGTAATTTCAACACCCAAAGTTTGAATTACTTCCATCATGAATTAATTAAGTATATGCAGTTATCTGGTCTCTGATTATTAATCTATGCTTTGGCCACTCCTGGCTAGCTCGCCAAATGTAGCATTTACCTCTAATGGGCCAaatactggactagttctaggttctgggttttaaggagtggggtgaaagcataaataataagccagagatcaggtactttaaattcaaagccggcactttactgaacacacttaacaaataacataataaataaagtatatatcataaacataataaacatatacacacataattcaaacaataaaggaCGGGTTAGACGAGTGGagctcttcactcttcttcccTGTATTCTCTTGTTCGGTGTgatagtcttttcaaaataaatttcCGTTCGAAATCCTTAATTAGTtcaattcaaaaaaaagaaaatgttgatactCCTACCACTCTGGCAGTGAGCAAAGTCCAATCCGGGCAGTGGCAGAAGTCCAGTCCAGGTGGAAAGGGATGGTTGATTCAGCCCTTACGACCGGAGTCCGCCGATCTTCTCGCTCGCCATCTTGTCTCGGTTGCATGTGTATCCTCTAAtacacacacgtgtctcctcACAGGTTCCCTGATCGTGGAACCTCTTCAagcatgtaaagcacttttcaacaaACTCTGGGTATTGCTTTTAAGTCTTAACATATCTTTGTAACACATGGTTTTTAGCAGCCAAACatcttcgctctcctctttccttttgtttgtccttttgcttCTCTCgagtctcctccctcacttcccttTTATACTCTATTATGTGCCTCCCCTTCCTGTCACCTCCACAGAGGGAAAATCTCTTAAAGGGGAAAGCACTCTCACCTGTCTTAAAGGGAAAGCGTTTTTAGTCAGAagacttttaatatttctccattaaatgatctttaacatgg
This region includes:
- the si:ch211-112f3.4 gene encoding EF-hand and coiled-coil domain-containing protein 1, whose product is MDRRAFPLSPRAARKSEWLRSALAHHHCPDSGVENEIVVLATGIDQYLQEVFHHLANPNRDDTVTAEDFAALCAVLGLTGAGGRTRKAKDGTGDGEKDEEDEEFGDVCSRLPCQLSFKDFHSRLCGYFRARTGTGRVPVSADTELVERQIRLRWPRVRRRKSVSFDLPGDQSGPVPGKSGDSGTDEVSALRELVEDLRSALQGSDARCLALEVALQRARSCNLPPPSTSTSTVLSPTTSITFAQGKLVPTHRIKGQCSGAGAGRARRAVRSQDIRDTLLRELKLIRSSRDGQLGEAMKFNERLEKEVQWAYHEVRKLQGAESALRKENNYIRRRAEEAREALSLGLQRVRLMEEQAQAVPQLQSRISQLETELHQYRSGCSCLLDSSCQQTHPSRAEDTCNRTDAECLQRAVEGRAASDEEEEDRGPREEEEWCRLEVKKQISQLHDCGKGCRNQTFNHLSQSHLHDKNLMSTPKDRGGSPGWRGPNQEQQERSRGLEKEKQRLEEEEEEDQTRLEAKEKTRLSLLEEKLTAALTLLLQLRNKNMSRRVLGKIVMDALDVCNRAGDGRSRVLQVADALCLHLSSSDLLGDGGDNGGRGRDSREKLLVTSPGRRTSSPNPLLISC